A portion of the Stigmatella aurantiaca DW4/3-1 genome contains these proteins:
- a CDS encoding ATP-binding cassette domain-containing protein, which translates to MPSLRAHGVSFAFSDAVPLLTGVEFHLSPGWTGLVGANGAGKSTLLRLLARELMPTEGHLQYEPREPLIRFCPQGVEALTEDITAFAESWEAVARRVLGQLGLDPGALERWTTLSPGERKRWQVGAALASEPDVLLLDEPTNHLDAEAREWLISALRRFRGIGILVSHDRVLLETLTTHTLRVHAGEARLWPGAYAAARETWEAEREGQLAARQQAQEAHRRVRQQLDQARREQQSANAARNAGRRMKDKNDNDARSMGAKVVAGWAENHAGRRVGVLRDEAERAAEAIGEFQADKTLGRSVFVDYVRSPNPWLFTLESYTLRAGEVELLGPVSLGVGRDSRIRIEGPNGAGKTTLLRALLEHARVPLERVLYLPQDVSPEEAREALETVRELPPEERGRVLSLVSALGVDPERLLASEQPSPGEARKLLIARGLGQHAWALVLDEPTNHLDLPSIERLEAALANYPGALLMVTHDTHFARRCTTERWLVEGGQISSAH; encoded by the coding sequence ATGCCGTCCCTTCGCGCTCATGGCGTGTCTTTCGCTTTTTCAGATGCTGTTCCCCTGCTGACCGGAGTGGAGTTTCACCTCTCGCCTGGCTGGACGGGCCTCGTGGGCGCCAATGGCGCTGGCAAGTCCACGCTGCTGCGCTTGCTGGCCAGGGAGCTGATGCCCACCGAGGGTCATCTCCAATACGAGCCTCGCGAGCCCCTCATCCGCTTCTGTCCGCAGGGTGTCGAGGCCCTGACGGAAGACATCACCGCCTTCGCGGAATCCTGGGAGGCGGTGGCGCGGCGGGTGCTCGGGCAGCTCGGGTTGGATCCAGGCGCCCTCGAGCGCTGGACCACCCTGTCTCCCGGTGAGCGCAAGCGCTGGCAGGTGGGCGCGGCGCTGGCGAGCGAGCCCGATGTGCTGCTGCTCGATGAGCCCACCAACCACCTGGATGCCGAGGCGCGCGAGTGGCTCATCTCCGCGCTGCGCCGGTTCCGCGGCATCGGCATCCTCGTGTCCCATGACCGGGTGTTGCTGGAGACCCTGACCACCCACACGCTGCGCGTCCATGCGGGGGAGGCCCGGCTCTGGCCCGGGGCCTATGCCGCCGCCCGGGAGACGTGGGAAGCCGAGCGCGAAGGACAGCTCGCTGCCCGGCAGCAAGCCCAGGAAGCCCACCGGCGTGTGCGTCAACAACTCGATCAGGCCCGCCGCGAGCAGCAGTCCGCCAACGCCGCGCGCAATGCAGGCCGACGGATGAAGGACAAGAACGACAATGATGCGCGCTCCATGGGCGCCAAGGTCGTCGCGGGCTGGGCGGAGAATCACGCGGGCCGGCGTGTGGGGGTGCTGCGAGACGAGGCGGAGCGGGCCGCCGAGGCCATCGGCGAGTTCCAGGCCGACAAGACGTTGGGTCGCTCGGTCTTCGTGGACTACGTGCGCTCACCCAACCCATGGCTGTTCACCCTGGAGTCCTACACCTTGCGCGCGGGAGAGGTGGAGCTGCTCGGCCCCGTGAGCCTCGGCGTGGGCCGGGACAGCCGCATCCGCATCGAGGGACCCAATGGGGCTGGCAAGACGACCCTGCTGCGGGCCTTGCTGGAACACGCCCGGGTTCCCCTGGAGCGGGTGCTCTATCTGCCCCAGGACGTGAGCCCGGAGGAAGCCCGGGAGGCATTGGAGACGGTGCGGGAGCTTCCACCTGAAGAGCGCGGGCGGGTGCTGTCCCTGGTGTCCGCGCTGGGGGTAGACCCCGAGCGGCTGCTGGCCTCCGAGCAGCCCTCACCGGGCGAGGCGCGCAAACTGCTGATCGCCCGGGGGCTGGGACAACATGCCTGGGCACTGGTGCTGGACGAGCCCACCAACCACTTGGACTTGCCCTCCATCGAACGCCTGGAAGCGGCACTGGCCAACTACCCGGGAGCCCTGCTGATGGTGACGCATGACACCCACTTCGCGCGCCGGTGTACCACGGAGCGGTGGCTCGTGGAGGGAGGCCAGATTTCCAGCGCCCATTAA
- a CDS encoding vWA domain-containing protein: MRVQVPARIVLLSAILGWGAACDSPVDRPGSGVPGRCQAEAPVIPPQKTDILFVIDNSGSMSEEQAAIATELPAFLEQLRQGGGVAQDFRVGVITTSVYLRTRGGVDYFAEEGGRLRPVPTPGNEPSAERYIEGSDPELLEKFRRLVVQGIKGSGQETPFEAVRLAVADPGLAELPLEQGGNKGFLRDGARLLVVVVTDEEDCSSTQRPPPVILTAETSRDLCSEQADTLTSVDEYFQIFQSLRDGRGASREVLWATIGPVGLSTKEARLIQDSSQGTTYVRNVDCPTSYGPGIRQRAMAERFNRTLENLDSICKANYRESLVSIAALAAISQSVEVMNIPDPLLAQVLVSRGDGTVQKCSVAGGDLRYDASGEGRPARLFFLGSCLRQADDQAVEVKLLCAE; this comes from the coding sequence GTGAGGGTCCAAGTGCCTGCTCGAATCGTCCTGTTGTCCGCCATCTTGGGGTGGGGGGCGGCATGTGACTCCCCGGTGGATCGGCCGGGTTCAGGAGTTCCTGGCCGGTGCCAAGCCGAGGCGCCGGTCATCCCCCCGCAGAAGACGGACATCCTGTTCGTCATCGACAACTCGGGCTCGATGTCCGAGGAGCAAGCGGCGATCGCCACCGAGCTGCCTGCCTTCCTGGAGCAGCTGCGCCAGGGCGGTGGGGTGGCCCAGGACTTCCGGGTGGGGGTCATCACCACGTCCGTGTATCTGCGGACCCGGGGAGGGGTCGACTACTTTGCGGAGGAAGGGGGGCGCCTGCGGCCCGTTCCCACCCCGGGCAATGAGCCAAGCGCCGAGAGGTACATCGAGGGCTCGGATCCAGAGTTGCTGGAGAAGTTCCGGCGGTTGGTGGTGCAGGGAATCAAGGGCAGCGGCCAGGAGACGCCCTTCGAGGCCGTCCGGCTGGCGGTGGCCGACCCGGGGCTGGCCGAACTCCCGCTGGAGCAGGGAGGGAACAAGGGGTTTCTGAGGGACGGGGCCCGGCTGCTGGTGGTGGTGGTCACGGATGAGGAGGACTGCAGTTCGACCCAGCGTCCGCCCCCGGTCATCCTCACGGCGGAGACGTCGCGGGACTTGTGCTCGGAGCAGGCCGACACGCTCACGTCCGTGGACGAGTACTTCCAGATCTTCCAGTCGTTGCGGGACGGGCGGGGGGCGTCGCGGGAGGTGCTGTGGGCCACCATTGGCCCGGTGGGGCTGAGCACCAAAGAGGCGAGGCTGATCCAGGACTCATCGCAGGGGACGACGTACGTGCGCAACGTAGACTGCCCGACCTCCTACGGGCCAGGCATCCGCCAGCGGGCCATGGCGGAGCGCTTCAACCGCACGCTGGAGAACCTCGACTCCATCTGCAAGGCGAACTACCGCGAGTCCCTGGTCTCCATCGCGGCGCTGGCCGCCATCTCTCAGAGCGTGGAGGTGATGAACATCCCGGATCCGCTGCTGGCGCAGGTGCTGGTGAGCCGGGGGGACGGCACGGTCCAGAAGTGCAGCGTGGCCGGGGGGGATCTGCGCTACGACGCTTCTGGCGAAGGCCGTCCCGCGCGCCTCTTCTTCCTGGGCAGCTGCCTGCGCCAGGCGGATGATCAGGCGGTGGAAGTGAAGTTGCTCTGCGCCGAGTAG
- a CDS encoding NfeD family protein yields MDLTPTAWQLWLAAALVFGALEIKLSGFVTLWFAIGALVASLASALGLGIDGQLLLFTVVCGALFAASRTLFKEAFMRTATPLRTGVEAMLGQDAVVTEALLDPQGGTVRINGELWAARSLSGPMGEGERVTVEQVEGLKLWVRRPTARHEVLLQKKEGA; encoded by the coding sequence ATGGATCTGACCCCTACCGCCTGGCAGCTCTGGCTCGCCGCGGCGCTCGTCTTTGGTGCCTTGGAGATCAAACTCTCTGGCTTCGTGACGTTGTGGTTCGCCATCGGCGCGCTCGTGGCCTCACTCGCCTCGGCGCTGGGGTTGGGCATCGATGGACAGTTGTTGCTCTTCACCGTCGTATGCGGCGCGCTCTTCGCGGCCTCGCGCACCCTCTTCAAGGAGGCGTTCATGCGCACGGCGACCCCCTTGCGGACGGGGGTGGAGGCCATGCTGGGCCAGGACGCGGTGGTCACCGAGGCGCTCCTGGATCCCCAGGGGGGTACAGTGCGAATCAACGGTGAGCTGTGGGCGGCGCGGTCTCTCTCGGGCCCCATGGGCGAGGGCGAGCGCGTCACCGTCGAGCAGGTTGAAGGCTTGAAGCTGTGGGTGCGGCGCCCGACGGCGCGGCACGAGGTTCTCCTCCAGAAGAAAGAAGGGGCGTGA
- the lon gene encoding endopeptidase La yields the protein MSDDKKKGASASAMPTAMAPPGLINKEDIPQVLPILPLRNSVFFPGGVLPLAVGRQKTIALIKDAVRDDQVIGVVTQRRAEEEDPGASDLYTMGTVARIVKLLKMGEDNYSLVVQGLARFRVLELVQEAPYLKARVDAVEDKTSAENVEVEALGINLKKLAREVIELMPELPAAATELVESITHPGHLADLIAANVDVPIEEKQAVLETVDLKARMKLVLELLNRKREILKLSNKIDSAVKGEMSKTQREYYLRQQLKAIKEELGEMGEEEEELDELQERLKKAGLPPDVEKVAQKELNRLKTIPAASSEYTVARTYLDWIADLPWSKISEDNLDIENARQVLDKDHYGIKKVKKRILEYLAVRKLKNDMRGPILCLVGPPGVGKTSLGQSVARATGRKFVRLSLGGVRDEAEIRGHRRTYVGALPGRFIQSMKKSGMKNPVMMLDEIDKLGADFRGDPSAALLEVLDPEQNNTFSDHYLDVPFDLSKVMFIATANQLDPIPGPLRDRMEIIELTGYTFEEKQSIARIHLVPKQLKEHGLSTDHIDVTDEALLTLTTSYTREAGVRNLERRIADLCRAVAVEVAGGKTEKQTINGERVKEILGPETFYSEVAERTEVPGVATGLAWTAAGGDLLFIEATKMAGKGGMTLTGQLGDVMKESATAALSYLRSKAEALGISPNFLEKTDLHLHFPAGSIPKDGPSAGVTILTALTSLMTGIRVRSDTAMTGEATLRGLVLPVGGIKEKVLAAHRAGIKRVILPERCRKDLVDVPEQAKKELEFIFVTHMDEVLKAALETPPFKTPAGSSSGGEQPQTPLPGAAADGSTPEIRADGMRN from the coding sequence ATGTCTGACGACAAGAAGAAAGGCGCATCGGCCAGCGCCATGCCGACGGCCATGGCCCCCCCGGGCCTCATCAACAAGGAGGACATTCCCCAGGTTCTCCCCATCCTCCCCCTGCGCAACTCCGTCTTCTTCCCCGGGGGCGTGCTCCCCCTGGCGGTAGGCCGGCAGAAGACCATCGCCCTCATCAAGGACGCGGTGCGCGACGATCAGGTCATCGGGGTCGTCACGCAGCGCCGCGCCGAGGAAGAGGATCCGGGCGCCTCGGACCTCTACACCATGGGCACTGTGGCCCGCATCGTGAAGCTGCTGAAGATGGGCGAGGACAACTACTCGCTCGTCGTCCAGGGTCTGGCGCGCTTCCGCGTGCTGGAGCTGGTGCAGGAGGCCCCCTACCTCAAGGCCCGCGTGGATGCCGTCGAGGACAAGACGTCGGCGGAGAACGTCGAGGTCGAGGCGCTCGGCATCAACCTGAAGAAGCTGGCGCGCGAAGTCATCGAGCTGATGCCGGAGCTGCCCGCGGCGGCCACCGAGCTGGTGGAGTCCATCACCCACCCGGGCCACCTGGCGGATCTCATTGCCGCCAACGTGGATGTGCCCATTGAGGAGAAGCAGGCCGTCCTGGAGACGGTGGACCTCAAGGCGCGCATGAAGCTCGTGCTGGAGCTGCTCAACCGCAAGCGCGAGATCCTCAAGCTCTCCAACAAGATCGACTCCGCCGTGAAGGGCGAGATGTCGAAGACCCAGCGCGAGTACTACCTGCGCCAGCAGCTCAAGGCGATCAAGGAAGAGCTCGGCGAGATGGGCGAGGAGGAGGAGGAGCTCGACGAGCTGCAGGAGCGCCTGAAGAAGGCCGGCCTGCCCCCGGACGTGGAGAAGGTGGCCCAGAAGGAGCTCAACCGCCTGAAGACGATCCCGGCGGCCTCCAGCGAGTACACCGTCGCCCGCACCTACCTGGATTGGATCGCCGATCTGCCGTGGTCGAAGATCTCCGAGGACAACCTCGACATCGAGAACGCGCGCCAGGTGCTGGACAAGGACCACTACGGCATCAAGAAGGTCAAGAAGCGCATCCTGGAGTACCTGGCTGTGCGCAAGCTGAAGAACGACATGCGCGGCCCCATCCTCTGCCTGGTGGGCCCTCCGGGCGTCGGCAAGACGTCGCTCGGCCAGAGCGTCGCCAGGGCCACCGGCCGCAAGTTCGTGCGCCTGTCGCTGGGCGGCGTGCGGGACGAGGCGGAGATCCGGGGCCACCGGCGCACCTACGTCGGCGCGCTGCCGGGCCGCTTCATCCAGAGCATGAAGAAGTCCGGGATGAAGAACCCGGTGATGATGCTGGACGAGATCGACAAGCTGGGCGCGGACTTCCGCGGCGACCCGAGCGCGGCGCTGCTGGAGGTGCTGGACCCGGAGCAGAACAACACGTTCAGCGACCACTACCTGGACGTTCCGTTCGATCTGTCCAAGGTGATGTTCATCGCCACCGCGAACCAGCTGGATCCCATCCCCGGGCCGCTCCGGGACCGCATGGAGATCATCGAGCTGACCGGCTACACGTTCGAGGAGAAGCAGAGCATCGCGCGCATCCACCTCGTGCCCAAGCAGCTCAAGGAGCACGGGCTCTCGACCGACCACATCGACGTCACGGACGAGGCGCTGCTCACGCTCACCACCTCGTACACTCGCGAGGCCGGTGTGCGTAACCTCGAGCGCCGCATCGCGGACCTGTGCCGCGCGGTGGCGGTGGAGGTGGCGGGCGGGAAGACGGAGAAGCAGACCATCAACGGAGAGCGGGTCAAGGAGATCCTCGGGCCCGAGACGTTCTACTCCGAGGTGGCCGAGCGCACGGAAGTGCCGGGCGTGGCCACGGGTCTGGCTTGGACGGCGGCCGGCGGCGATCTGCTCTTCATCGAGGCGACGAAGATGGCGGGCAAGGGCGGCATGACGCTCACCGGCCAGCTCGGCGACGTGATGAAGGAGAGCGCCACGGCGGCCCTGAGCTACCTGCGCAGCAAGGCAGAGGCGCTGGGCATCAGCCCGAACTTCCTCGAGAAGACGGACCTGCACCTGCACTTCCCCGCAGGCTCCATCCCGAAGGACGGCCCCTCGGCCGGCGTCACCATCCTCACGGCGCTCACCAGCCTGATGACGGGCATCCGGGTGCGCAGCGACACGGCGATGACGGGCGAGGCCACGTTGCGAGGCCTGGTGCTGCCGGTGGGCGGCATCAAGGAGAAGGTGCTCGCGGCGCACCGCGCTGGCATCAAGCGGGTCATCCTGCCCGAGCGCTGCCGCAAGGACCTGGTGGACGTGCCGGAGCAGGCGAAGAAGGAGCTGGAGTTCATCTTCGTCACCCACATGGACGAGGTGCTGAAGGCAGCACTGGAGACGCCTCCGTTCAAGACGCCGGCAGGCTCTTCCTCGGGCGGCGAGCAGCCCCAGACGCCGCTGCCGGGCGCGGCGGCCGACGGCAGTACGCCGGAGATTCGGGCCGACGGGATGCGCAACTAA
- a CDS encoding SPFH domain-containing protein — translation MTFLTLLLILLAVGASIAIVTGLRTVPQAKVMVVERLGKFHHVAHSGLNILIPFVDSPRAIEMRTGNRYLRSNTVDLREQVMGFDTVQVITHDNVTMEVGSVIYYQIIDPAKTLYQVENLALAIEQLTMTNLRNIMGGLTLDQTLTSRETVNTKLRMVLDEATEKWGVKVTRVELREIEPPQAIKDAMAKQMTAERERRAEVTKAEGDKAAAILQAEGEKISRILRAEAERDAEVARAEGHKRAVVLEAEAKAEATRLVFEAVHAGRATPEILALRYLETLQELGKGDNKVFVPYEASAALGSVGMLKELFAKEASPAPASKPTPSASSLSAQALARSVAQPQPVRRGPSPTQDE, via the coding sequence ATGACGTTTTTGACCCTGTTGCTCATCCTCCTGGCCGTGGGGGCGAGCATTGCCATCGTCACCGGTCTGAGAACGGTTCCTCAGGCCAAGGTCATGGTGGTGGAACGGCTGGGGAAGTTCCACCACGTGGCCCACAGTGGCCTGAACATCCTCATCCCCTTCGTGGACAGTCCCCGCGCCATCGAGATGCGCACGGGCAACCGCTATCTGCGCAGCAACACGGTGGACCTGCGCGAGCAGGTCATGGGCTTCGACACCGTGCAAGTCATCACCCATGACAACGTGACCATGGAGGTGGGCTCGGTCATCTATTACCAGATCATCGATCCGGCCAAGACGCTCTACCAGGTGGAGAACCTGGCGCTGGCCATCGAGCAGCTGACGATGACGAACCTGCGCAACATCATGGGCGGGCTGACGCTGGACCAGACGCTGACCAGCCGCGAGACGGTGAACACCAAGCTGCGCATGGTGCTGGACGAGGCCACGGAGAAGTGGGGTGTGAAGGTGACGCGCGTGGAGCTGCGCGAGATCGAACCCCCGCAGGCCATCAAGGACGCGATGGCCAAGCAGATGACGGCCGAGCGCGAGCGCCGCGCCGAGGTGACGAAGGCCGAGGGCGACAAGGCCGCGGCGATTCTCCAGGCGGAAGGCGAGAAGATCTCCCGGATCCTCCGCGCCGAGGCGGAGCGCGACGCGGAGGTCGCCCGTGCCGAGGGCCACAAGCGCGCGGTGGTGCTGGAGGCCGAGGCGAAGGCGGAGGCCACGCGGCTGGTGTTCGAGGCGGTGCACGCTGGACGGGCCACGCCAGAGATCCTGGCACTGCGCTATCTGGAGACGCTGCAGGAGCTGGGCAAGGGGGACAACAAGGTGTTCGTCCCGTACGAGGCCTCGGCCGCCCTGGGCAGCGTGGGCATGCTCAAGGAGCTGTTTGCCAAGGAGGCCTCCCCTGCCCCGGCCAGCAAGCCAACCCCTTCTGCCTCGTCGCTGAGCGCCCAGGCCCTCGCGCGCAGCGTGGCACAGCCTCAGCCCGTGCGCCGCGGCCCCTCGCCGACCCAGGACGAGTAG
- a CDS encoding Y-family DNA polymerase, with the protein MRWGYLHFARFPAQRKVIESPGLAGKPFALVEEVRGQRRVAFASTSALKAGARAGMTLTAANALEPALQHFAYRAEEEARALSSLGEALLCVAPAFQLAAPDGLWFDASAAHLFGGEEGLCLRALEVCSGHGYRGRAVVASELFTSQALARHGTRPVQVVAPQESAPALASLPLLALAEASRAPFTALGFSTLGEVAALPAGAVTARGGAEGLRAHMLCQGRDDTPFVAAVLEEVLEERMTLEWPAESFEPLQFALKTVLDRICARLAGRRRAAVQLSFVLRLDPKGQVELPLTLARPTARSKLLLDLARHRLSDLKLENPVAALSIRVEEHSEDRGQQLALGDAPEGDAALEVVLSRLATTLGEGSLFCAALEAVHRPEQAYVARAFRPPSSPRGMAGELLPKEEVEVSVDEAFRERPARLLEAPAPLDAEVTESGELLAAWLLGRRRRVTAMAGPERLSGEWWAETPFSRDYYRVHFEGLGPAWVFRDARDGRFYLQGLFD; encoded by the coding sequence ATGCGGTGGGGCTATCTGCACTTCGCGCGCTTTCCAGCGCAGCGGAAGGTCATCGAGTCACCAGGGCTGGCGGGCAAGCCCTTCGCGTTGGTGGAGGAGGTGCGCGGTCAGCGGCGGGTGGCCTTTGCCTCGACGAGCGCCCTGAAAGCTGGGGCACGGGCGGGCATGACGCTGACGGCCGCGAATGCCCTGGAGCCCGCCCTCCAGCACTTCGCCTACCGGGCCGAGGAGGAGGCACGGGCGCTGAGTTCGTTGGGCGAGGCCCTGCTGTGTGTCGCGCCGGCCTTTCAGCTCGCCGCGCCGGATGGCCTGTGGTTCGACGCGAGCGCGGCGCACCTCTTTGGGGGAGAGGAGGGCCTGTGCCTGAGGGCGCTGGAGGTGTGCTCAGGCCATGGGTACCGGGGCAGGGCGGTGGTGGCGTCGGAGCTGTTCACCAGCCAGGCGCTGGCCCGCCACGGAACGCGTCCCGTGCAAGTCGTTGCGCCCCAAGAGAGCGCCCCGGCATTGGCCTCCCTCCCGCTCCTGGCATTGGCGGAGGCCTCCCGGGCGCCCTTCACGGCGCTCGGGTTCAGCACCCTTGGAGAGGTGGCCGCGTTGCCCGCCGGTGCGGTGACGGCGCGAGGAGGCGCCGAGGGGCTGCGTGCGCACATGCTCTGCCAAGGCCGGGATGACACACCCTTCGTGGCGGCGGTGCTGGAGGAGGTTCTGGAGGAGCGCATGACGCTGGAGTGGCCCGCAGAGTCGTTCGAGCCCCTTCAGTTCGCCCTCAAGACGGTGCTGGACCGGATCTGTGCGCGGCTGGCCGGGCGGCGCAGGGCCGCCGTCCAGTTGTCCTTCGTCTTGCGGTTGGATCCCAAAGGGCAGGTGGAGCTCCCCCTGACCCTGGCGAGGCCCACGGCACGCTCGAAGCTCCTGCTGGATCTGGCGAGGCACCGGCTCTCCGACTTGAAACTGGAGAACCCCGTGGCCGCGCTCTCGATCCGGGTCGAGGAGCACAGCGAGGATCGAGGACAGCAGCTCGCCCTCGGAGACGCTCCGGAAGGGGATGCGGCCCTGGAGGTGGTGCTGTCGAGGCTGGCCACGACGCTGGGGGAGGGCTCCCTCTTCTGTGCGGCGCTGGAGGCCGTGCATCGCCCCGAGCAGGCCTATGTGGCCCGGGCCTTCCGGCCGCCTTCCTCCCCGCGGGGCATGGCGGGGGAACTCCTCCCCAAGGAGGAGGTGGAGGTGTCCGTGGACGAGGCGTTTCGAGAGCGCCCGGCGCGTCTTTTGGAGGCTCCCGCCCCGCTGGACGCCGAGGTCACCGAGTCAGGTGAGCTGCTCGCCGCTTGGCTGCTGGGCCGGAGACGCCGGGTGACGGCGATGGCCGGTCCCGAGCGCCTGAGCGGAGAGTGGTGGGCCGAGACGCCCTTCAGCCGGGACTACTACCGGGTCCACTTCGAAGGGTTGGGCCCTGCCTGGGTCTTCCGGGATGCGCGGGATGGGCGCTTTTATCTTCAGGGGCTCTTCGACTGA
- a CDS encoding ImuA family protein encodes MSAAAEDRTGAVVEQLRERIRQLQAAPRSALATLRTGVEEVDALLPSGGFPLGQALELCGEMASGRTSLALRAVAAAHQERRLCAWVDGPKELYPPAAAAMGVDLARLLIVRPKLPAQLAWTAVQLARSGAFACVVLDLSQGLAAGGQGQAPGVRLSLAEGKKLADAAFRGGSLLLLLSSPSAPADGVTRLRTESEGADQLSVEVVRSRQGGLGTRAVLPLHAFYPALGTENAAALRPAEELPTGEEELMPEFYRGRSWERRNGVCGIQGQRPGRDAAMPSFRSRLGAGPVSR; translated from the coding sequence ATGAGCGCTGCAGCGGAGGATCGGACGGGGGCGGTGGTGGAGCAGCTGCGCGAACGGATCCGCCAGCTCCAGGCGGCGCCGCGCAGCGCTCTGGCCACGCTGCGTACGGGCGTCGAGGAGGTGGACGCCCTGCTGCCCTCGGGGGGGTTCCCCCTGGGACAAGCCCTGGAGCTGTGTGGGGAGATGGCTTCAGGCCGCACCAGCCTGGCGCTGCGCGCGGTGGCGGCGGCCCACCAGGAGCGCCGGTTGTGCGCCTGGGTGGATGGACCCAAAGAACTCTATCCCCCCGCCGCGGCGGCCATGGGGGTGGATCTGGCGCGGCTGCTCATCGTGCGCCCCAAGCTGCCGGCACAGCTGGCCTGGACCGCGGTGCAGCTCGCCCGCAGCGGGGCCTTCGCTTGCGTGGTGCTGGATCTCTCCCAGGGGCTGGCAGCGGGGGGGCAGGGACAGGCGCCCGGCGTGCGCCTGTCCTTGGCGGAGGGCAAAAAGCTGGCGGATGCCGCCTTCCGAGGGGGCAGCCTCTTGCTGCTGCTGTCGTCCCCCAGCGCTCCGGCGGACGGCGTGACGCGCCTGAGGACCGAGTCCGAGGGGGCGGACCAGCTCTCGGTGGAAGTGGTGCGCAGCAGGCAGGGAGGTCTGGGCACCCGGGCCGTGTTGCCGTTGCACGCCTTCTATCCCGCGCTGGGGACGGAGAATGCTGCCGCCCTGCGGCCCGCGGAAGAGCTGCCCACCGGTGAGGAAGAGCTCATGCCGGAGTTCTACCGGGGGCGCTCCTGGGAACGCCGCAACGGGGTGTGTGGCATCCAGGGGCAGCGCCCGGGCCGCGATGCGGCGATGCCGTCTTTCCGCTCCCGTCTGGGGGCGGGCCCGGTGTCGCGCTGA